The proteins below are encoded in one region of Elusimicrobiota bacterium:
- the sasA_17 gene encoding Adaptive-response sensory-kinase SasA → MSLSQSDFELLLQANRILSSKLDATDVLQAVMELATKVVKAEASSLLLLDEIKNELYFDVALGSVGPSVKQIRLKVGEGIAGWVAKERRPLIVNDVSADPRFSSRVDKSTRFQTKSILAVPLEAKGKLIGVVEALNKEHDGQFSSQDQEVFEIFGSQAAIAIENARLFSEVTREREKLNTVFSEMSDGVMLLDAERRILLINASATRLLGLVPEKTVGETFQAGLLPDFNSTPPLEEVFSKKDHLHEVEWVRRAGKDLVVSALFVHLEPDEKGTEQGTLIMMQDVTEEKRGEMLKRNFLSLISHKLRTPLTVILGYGPLLSSDTSKMTEGQKKAIHAICAQGQHLSGLVDKLLRFTLVESDSFEKKMAPCSLEPLLHEAIKTGVEEGLEEKIKVDVSLASLPKISADPALLREVFKNLLENAFKFNDKPDKKILVDAKEQGDFVTLHVTDNGVGIPPEEQEKVFQKFYQVENSFTGQVAGAGLGLAFCKKVMEAMRGSILLESEIGKGTRVTLKFPKA, encoded by the coding sequence ATGAGTCTCTCTCAATCAGATTTCGAACTTCTTCTGCAAGCCAACCGTATCCTTTCCTCAAAACTGGATGCCACCGATGTGTTGCAAGCGGTGATGGAGTTGGCCACCAAAGTGGTGAAGGCTGAAGCCTCTTCATTGTTGTTGTTGGATGAAATTAAAAATGAATTGTATTTCGATGTGGCTTTGGGGAGCGTCGGTCCATCCGTGAAACAAATTCGCTTGAAGGTGGGAGAAGGCATCGCGGGATGGGTGGCCAAAGAAAGGCGCCCCTTGATCGTCAACGATGTTTCCGCCGATCCAAGATTCTCCTCTCGTGTGGACAAGTCCACGCGTTTTCAAACCAAATCCATCCTCGCGGTGCCCTTGGAAGCCAAGGGGAAATTGATCGGTGTTGTGGAGGCCCTGAACAAGGAACATGACGGCCAATTTTCTTCCCAAGACCAAGAGGTTTTTGAAATTTTTGGGAGTCAAGCGGCCATCGCCATTGAGAACGCGCGTTTGTTTTCTGAAGTGACCCGGGAAAGAGAAAAATTAAACACTGTTTTTTCTGAAATGTCGGATGGGGTGATGTTGTTGGACGCCGAGCGCCGCATTTTGCTGATTAACGCTTCAGCAACTCGTTTGTTGGGATTGGTTCCAGAAAAAACGGTGGGTGAAACTTTTCAAGCGGGTCTTTTACCTGACTTTAATTCAACGCCGCCATTGGAAGAGGTTTTTTCTAAAAAAGACCATCTCCACGAGGTGGAGTGGGTTCGACGCGCCGGAAAAGATTTGGTTGTTTCCGCCCTTTTTGTTCATCTGGAACCTGACGAAAAAGGGACCGAGCAGGGAACGCTCATCATGATGCAAGACGTGACCGAGGAAAAACGCGGCGAGATGCTCAAACGGAATTTTCTGTCTCTCATCTCCCACAAACTTCGAACGCCGCTCACGGTGATCCTGGGTTATGGCCCCCTTTTGTCTTCCGATACGTCCAAAATGACGGAGGGCCAAAAAAAGGCCATTCATGCCATATGCGCGCAAGGACAACATTTGAGCGGATTGGTTGACAAGTTGTTGCGTTTCACGCTGGTGGAATCGGATTCTTTTGAAAAGAAAATGGCGCCTTGTTCGCTCGAACCCCTCCTTCATGAAGCCATCAAAACAGGAGTGGAAGAAGGGTTGGAGGAGAAAATTAAAGTGGATGTTTCTTTGGCATCTCTCCCAAAAATTTCCGCGGATCCGGCCTTGTTAAGAGAAGTGTTCAAAAATTTGCTTGAAAATGCCTTTAAGTTCAATGACAAACCCGACAAAAAAATTCTCGTTGACGCGAAGGAACAAGGGGATTTTGTGACCCTTCATGTGACAGACAATGGCGTCGGCATTCCACCAGAGGAGCAGGAAAAAGTGTTTCAGAAGTTTTATCAGGTGGAGAATTCATTCACGGGGCAGGTGGCGGGCGCGGGCTTGGGTCTGGCCTTTTGTAAAAAAGTGATGGAAGCGATGCGAGGAAGTATTTTATTGGAATCTGAGATTGGCAAAGGAACCCGCGTGACACTCAAATTTCCCAAAGCATGA